In one Streptomyces marincola genomic region, the following are encoded:
- a CDS encoding adenine phosphoribosyltransferase, with the protein MAQVRDDLVRLLLSRIRDVQDHPKPGIVFKDITPLLADPEAFSALTDALAAFCREQGATKVVGLEARGFILAAPVAVRAGLGFVPVRKAGKLPGATLSQRYDLEYGSAEMEIHAEDLSGTDRVLVIDDVLATGGTAEASLRLIRRSGAQVAGLAVLMELNFLGGRERILPVLDGAPYQALVTV; encoded by the coding sequence GTGGCACAGGTGCGCGACGACCTCGTCCGGCTGCTGCTGAGCCGCATCCGCGACGTGCAGGACCACCCGAAGCCCGGGATCGTCTTCAAGGACATCACCCCGCTGCTCGCGGACCCTGAGGCGTTCTCCGCGCTCACCGACGCGCTGGCCGCGTTCTGCCGCGAACAGGGCGCGACCAAGGTGGTGGGCCTCGAAGCGCGCGGCTTCATCCTCGCCGCCCCGGTCGCCGTCCGGGCCGGCCTCGGCTTCGTGCCCGTCCGCAAGGCGGGCAAGCTGCCGGGCGCCACCCTCTCCCAGCGCTACGACCTGGAGTACGGCAGCGCGGAGATGGAGATCCACGCCGAGGACCTGTCCGGGACCGACCGCGTGCTGGTGATCGACGACGTGCTGGCGACCGGCGGCACGGCGGAGGCGTCCCTGCGGCTGATCCGGCGCTCGGGGGCCCAGGTGGCCGGACTCGCCGTGCTGATGGAGCTGAATTTCCTCGGCGGGCGCGAGCGCATCCTGCCCGTGCTCGACGGGGCCCCCTACCAGGCACTCGTCACCGTGTGA
- a CDS encoding peptidylprolyl isomerase: protein MVSKEQRRKQLARAKFERQQERRARRAQRGRRRRIVLVALLVVLVAGGGTAWAVLSRDDDGQSDQAGDGATAEPTAEPTEPAPDPCDEPQPGEPSTQTWEEEPELTVDTGTDHLMRLRTSCGDIGITMDTEAAPRTVNSFAFLAGEGYFDHSRCHRLVTEGIHVLQCGDPTGTGAGSPGYTIPDENLDDPDVADGVYPAGTVAMANQYNPQDDSGRDSGSSQFFIVYEDSQLPPDYTPFGTVTEGLDVVELIAEAGAAPPDPASGNTAPHATVVINEATVEPVGSE from the coding sequence GTGGTCAGCAAGGAGCAGCGCCGCAAGCAGCTCGCGCGGGCGAAGTTCGAACGGCAGCAGGAGCGCAGGGCCCGCAGGGCGCAGCGCGGCCGACGGCGCCGGATCGTGCTCGTCGCCCTGCTCGTGGTGCTCGTCGCGGGCGGCGGAACGGCGTGGGCGGTGCTGAGCAGGGACGACGACGGGCAGTCGGACCAGGCCGGTGACGGCGCGACGGCGGAGCCGACGGCCGAGCCGACCGAGCCGGCGCCCGACCCGTGCGACGAGCCGCAGCCGGGCGAGCCGTCCACGCAGACCTGGGAGGAGGAGCCGGAGTTGACGGTGGACACGGGCACCGACCACCTGATGCGGCTGCGCACCTCGTGCGGCGACATCGGGATCACCATGGACACCGAGGCGGCGCCGCGCACGGTGAACTCGTTCGCCTTCCTCGCCGGCGAGGGGTATTTCGACCACTCCCGCTGCCACCGCCTGGTCACGGAGGGCATCCACGTGCTCCAGTGCGGCGATCCCACGGGCACCGGGGCGGGCAGCCCGGGGTACACCATCCCGGACGAGAACCTGGACGACCCGGACGTGGCGGACGGCGTCTACCCGGCGGGCACCGTCGCGATGGCGAACCAGTACAACCCGCAGGACGACAGCGGGCGCGACAGCGGCAGCAGCCAGTTCTTCATCGTCTACGAGGACAGCCAACTGCCGCCGGACTACACCCCGTTCGGCACCGTGACCGAGGGCCTCGACGTGGTCGAGCTGATCGCCGAGGCCGGTGCGGCGCCGCCGGATCCGGCATCGGGGAACACAGCGCCGCACGCGACCGTCGTCATCAACGAGGCCACCGTGGAACCGGTGGGCTCCGAGTGA
- the hisS gene encoding histidine--tRNA ligase, giving the protein MSTFSAPKGTYDLLPPDSAAVLAVREALAAPLRAAGYGYAETPGFEHVELFSRGVGESTDIVTKEMYTLTTKGGTRLALRPEGTASVLRATLQANLHRAGNLPVKLWYSGTYYRYERPQAGRYRHFSQIGAEAIGTEDPALDAELIILAADAYRSLGLTGVRLLLNSLGDRACRPAYRTALQDFLRGLDLDEETRARIEVNPLRVLDDKRESVRRQLAGAPAMRDHLCEACKEYHEQVRELLTDAGVAFTDDERLVRGLDYYTRTTFEFVHDGLGSQSAVGGGGRYDGLSEMLGGPPLPSVGWAIGVDRTLLALRAEGAAPAAAPATDVFAVPLGDRARRELFTVVTALRRAGVAADFGYGGRGVKSAMKSANRSGARFALVAGERDLADGVVQLKDLESGEQTPVALSDVVEDLRRRLG; this is encoded by the coding sequence GTGAGCACTTTCTCCGCCCCCAAAGGCACCTACGACCTGCTGCCGCCCGACTCGGCGGCCGTTCTCGCCGTGCGCGAGGCACTCGCCGCGCCGCTGCGCGCCGCGGGCTACGGCTACGCCGAGACGCCGGGCTTCGAGCACGTCGAGCTGTTCTCCCGCGGTGTCGGTGAGTCCACCGACATCGTGACCAAGGAGATGTACACCCTCACCACCAAGGGGGGCACGCGCCTCGCGCTGCGCCCCGAGGGCACCGCGTCCGTGCTGCGGGCCACCCTCCAGGCGAACCTGCACCGGGCGGGCAACCTGCCGGTCAAGCTCTGGTACTCGGGCACGTACTACCGGTACGAGCGCCCGCAGGCCGGCCGCTACCGGCACTTCTCGCAGATCGGCGCCGAGGCCATCGGCACGGAGGACCCCGCGCTCGACGCCGAACTGATCATCCTGGCCGCCGACGCGTACCGTTCGCTCGGCCTGACCGGCGTGCGGCTCCTGCTGAACTCGCTGGGCGACCGCGCCTGCCGGCCCGCCTACCGGACGGCGCTCCAGGACTTCCTCCGGGGGCTCGACCTCGACGAGGAGACGCGGGCCCGCATCGAGGTCAACCCGCTGCGCGTGCTGGACGACAAGCGGGAGAGCGTGCGGCGGCAGCTCGCCGGGGCCCCGGCGATGCGCGACCACCTGTGCGAGGCGTGCAAGGAGTACCACGAGCAGGTGCGTGAGCTGCTCACGGACGCGGGCGTCGCCTTCACGGATGACGAACGGCTCGTCCGCGGCCTGGATTACTACACCCGCACTACGTTCGAATTCGTACACGACGGGCTGGGCTCGCAGTCGGCCGTCGGCGGCGGTGGGCGCTACGACGGGCTGTCGGAGATGCTGGGCGGTCCGCCGCTCCCCTCGGTCGGCTGGGCCATCGGCGTGGACCGGACCCTGCTCGCGCTGCGCGCGGAGGGCGCGGCCCCGGCCGCGGCCCCGGCCACGGACGTGTTCGCCGTCCCGCTCGGGGACCGGGCGAGGCGGGAGCTGTTCACCGTGGTCACCGCGCTGCGCAGGGCGGGCGTCGCCGCCGACTTCGGCTACGGCGGGCGCGGCGTGAAGTCGGCCATGAAGTCCGCCAACCGCAGTGGCGCCAGGTTCGCGCTGGTCGCCGGCGAGCGCGATCTCGCCGACGGCGTGGTCCAGCTCAAGGACCTGGAAAGCGGCGAGCAGACGCCGGTCGCGCTGTCGGACGTCGTCGAGGACCTGCGGCGCCGGCTGGGGTGA
- the secF gene encoding protein translocase subunit SecF: MSRLGDFGARLYRGEVGFDFVGKRKIWYAFSILITILAFAGLGVRGLHMGVEFEGGAVFTTEATDVSVERMRDVAEEASGSLPLVQTLGDDGAMRIQVSGLDTEASNVTRAALAEELGVPTEQLNAELIGPSWGSQIANRAWQGLVIFLVLVVVYLAIAFEWRMALAALIALIHDLTITVGVYALVGFEVTPGTVIGLLTILGYSLYDTVVVFDGLKESTKNFTKQSRFTYAELANRSLNGTLVRSINTSVVALLPVAGLLFIGGGVLGGGMLNDIALSLFVGLTAGAYSSIVIATPLVADFKSREPAVRAQDRKVLAKRAKRAEDGIEDEEEDEHGDRDGAAFADDGDDGDDDGPHDTREGAGSGPAPVAAGASGPRRQPVSRTRGKGRPSGKRR; this comes from the coding sequence ATGTCACGGCTCGGCGATTTCGGTGCCCGCCTGTACCGCGGCGAGGTCGGTTTCGACTTCGTGGGCAAGCGGAAGATCTGGTATGCCTTCTCCATCCTGATCACCATCCTCGCCTTCGCCGGTCTCGGCGTCCGCGGTCTGCACATGGGCGTGGAGTTCGAGGGCGGCGCGGTCTTCACCACCGAGGCGACCGACGTCTCGGTGGAGCGGATGAGGGACGTGGCGGAGGAGGCCTCGGGCAGCCTGCCCCTGGTGCAGACGCTCGGTGACGACGGGGCGATGCGCATCCAGGTCAGCGGGCTCGACACCGAGGCGTCCAACGTGACGCGCGCGGCCCTCGCCGAGGAGCTCGGCGTGCCCACGGAGCAGCTGAACGCCGAGCTGATCGGCCCGAGCTGGGGCTCCCAGATCGCCAACCGCGCCTGGCAGGGCCTGGTGATCTTCCTCGTGCTCGTGGTCGTCTACCTGGCCATCGCCTTCGAGTGGCGCATGGCGCTCGCGGCCCTGATCGCCCTCATCCACGACCTCACGATCACCGTCGGCGTGTACGCGCTCGTCGGCTTCGAGGTCACGCCGGGCACGGTGATCGGCCTGCTGACGATCCTCGGCTACTCCTTGTACGACACCGTCGTGGTCTTCGACGGACTCAAGGAGAGTACGAAGAACTTCACCAAGCAGAGCAGGTTCACCTACGCCGAGCTGGCCAACCGCAGTCTCAACGGCACGCTGGTGCGGTCGATCAACACGTCCGTGGTCGCCCTGCTCCCGGTCGCCGGCCTGCTGTTCATCGGTGGCGGCGTCCTCGGCGGCGGCATGCTGAACGACATCGCGCTGTCGCTGTTCGTGGGCCTGACCGCCGGTGCCTACTCGTCCATCGTGATCGCCACCCCGCTGGTCGCGGACTTCAAGTCGCGTGAGCCCGCCGTGCGCGCGCAGGACCGCAAGGTCCTGGCCAAGCGGGCCAAGCGCGCGGAGGACGGGATCGAGGACGAGGAGGAGGACGAGCACGGCGACCGCGACGGTGCCGCGTTCGCCGACGACGGCGACGACGGCGACGACGACGGGCCGCACGACACGAGGGAGGGTGCCGGGAGCGGCCCCGCGCCCGTCGCCGCCGGTGCGTCCGGGCCGCGGCGGCAGCCGGTCTCGCGCACGCGGGGCAAAGGCCGCCCCTCGGGGAAGCGGAGGTGA
- a CDS encoding vitamin K epoxide reductase family protein has product MAASAMDVARPRGATDEGGGHGPVGAGRGFALTLVVTGLAGLLASWVIVLDKFHLLEDPDFTPACSLNPVVSCGNIMESDQAEVFGFPNPMLGLVTYGAVVAIGMGLLAGAAYRRWFWLGLQGGTLFGVAFCTWLQYQSLYEINALCLWCCLAWAATIVMFWYTTLHNVRHGFLPVPQGVRRTMEEFHWLIPAVHLGIIGMLILTRWWDFWTS; this is encoded by the coding sequence ATGGCAGCATCGGCGATGGACGTGGCCCGCCCGCGGGGGGCGACGGACGAGGGCGGCGGACACGGGCCCGTGGGGGCCGGGCGCGGCTTCGCGCTGACGCTCGTGGTCACCGGCCTCGCGGGCCTGCTGGCCTCGTGGGTCATCGTGCTGGACAAGTTCCATCTGCTTGAGGATCCGGACTTCACGCCCGCGTGCAGCCTCAACCCGGTGGTCTCCTGCGGCAACATCATGGAGAGCGACCAGGCGGAGGTCTTCGGCTTCCCGAACCCGATGCTCGGCCTGGTGACCTACGGAGCCGTGGTCGCCATCGGCATGGGGCTGCTGGCCGGCGCCGCCTACCGGCGCTGGTTCTGGCTCGGCCTCCAGGGCGGCACGCTGTTCGGGGTCGCCTTCTGCACCTGGCTCCAGTACCAGTCGCTGTACGAGATCAACGCGCTGTGCCTGTGGTGCTGCCTGGCCTGGGCCGCGACCATCGTCATGTTCTGGTACACCACGCTGCACAACGTGCGGCACGGCTTCCTCCCCGTGCCGCAGGGCGTCAGGCGGACGATGGAGGAGTTCCACTGGCTGATCCCCGCGGTGCACCTGGGCATCATCGGCATGCTCATCCTGACCCGCTGGTGGGACTTCTGGACCAGCTGA
- a CDS encoding DUF349 domain-containing protein, with the protein MSSEPWGRVDETGTVYVRTADGERAVGSWQAGSPEEALAYYERKYEGLAVEVDLLERRVRTTDLSAKDAMTAIGHLREQVDDAHAVGDLAALGRRLDDLVATVDARREERKAAKARQTEEAKAAKEALVAEAEELAASEQWRFAGERLRGLVDTWKGLPRLDRRTDDELWHRFSQARSAFSKRRKSHFAALDAQREETRRRKEKLIAEAEALSDSQDWVATAARYRDLMRDWKAAGRAHRDAEEDLWARFRAAQDVFFQARGSAFAERDAEQRDNLARKEQLAAEAEKLLPVTDLRTARSALRSIGERWEAIGHVPRDARAAIEGRMHAVERAVAEAEEAEWRRTNPEARARAAGLTGQLQDAVDRLRDQAERARAAGNTAKAEKLEQELAGRQALLDQALKGLEEFGG; encoded by the coding sequence GTGAGCAGCGAGCCGTGGGGCCGCGTTGACGAGACGGGGACCGTGTACGTGCGGACGGCGGACGGCGAGAGGGCCGTCGGCTCCTGGCAGGCGGGCTCCCCGGAGGAGGCGCTCGCGTACTACGAGCGCAAATACGAGGGGCTCGCCGTCGAGGTCGACCTCCTGGAACGCCGGGTGCGGACGACCGACCTGTCGGCCAAGGACGCGATGACCGCCATCGGGCACCTGCGCGAGCAGGTGGACGACGCGCACGCGGTGGGCGACCTGGCGGCACTCGGCCGCCGACTCGACGACCTGGTGGCGACCGTGGACGCCCGCCGCGAGGAGCGGAAGGCGGCCAAGGCCAGGCAGACCGAGGAGGCGAAAGCGGCCAAGGAGGCCCTGGTCGCGGAGGCCGAGGAGCTGGCGGCGAGCGAGCAGTGGCGCTTCGCCGGGGAGCGGCTGCGGGGCCTGGTGGACACCTGGAAGGGCCTGCCGCGGCTGGACCGCAGGACCGACGACGAGCTGTGGCACCGGTTCTCGCAGGCGCGTTCCGCGTTCTCCAAGCGCCGCAAGTCGCACTTCGCGGCGCTCGACGCCCAGCGCGAGGAGACCAGGCGTCGCAAGGAGAAGCTGATCGCCGAGGCGGAGGCGCTCTCGGACTCCCAGGACTGGGTCGCGACCGCGGCCCGGTACCGGGACCTGATGCGCGACTGGAAGGCCGCGGGCCGGGCGCACCGGGACGCGGAGGAGGACCTGTGGGCGCGGTTCCGCGCCGCGCAGGACGTCTTCTTCCAGGCGCGGGGGTCCGCGTTCGCCGAACGGGACGCCGAGCAGCGGGACAACCTGGCCCGCAAGGAGCAGCTCGCGGCCGAGGCGGAGAAGCTGCTGCCCGTGACGGACCTGAGGACCGCCAGGAGCGCGCTGCGGTCCATCGGTGAGCGCTGGGAGGCGATCGGGCACGTCCCCCGGGACGCGCGGGCCGCCATCGAGGGCCGGATGCACGCGGTGGAACGCGCCGTCGCCGAGGCGGAAGAGGCCGAGTGGCGCCGCACCAACCCGGAGGCCAGGGCCCGTGCGGCCGGGCTGACCGGGCAGCTCCAGGACGCGGTCGACCGGCTCAGGGACCAGGCGGAGCGGGCCAGGGCCGCGGGCAACACCGCGAAGGCCGAGAAGCTGGAGCAGGAGCTGGCCGGCCGGCAGGCGCTGCTCGACCAGGCGCTCAAGGGCCTGGAGGAGTTCGGCGGCTGA
- a CDS encoding MBL fold metallo-hydrolase, translating into MLIAGFPAGAWGTNCYLVAPAAGEECVIIDPGHRAAPGVEETIAKHRLKPVAVILTHGHIDHVASVVPVCGANGVPAWIHPSDRFMLSDPEKALGVRLGAPLLGELTVGEPDDLRELGDGAELSLAGLEFTVAHAPGHTKGSVAFKLPEQADVPPVLFSGDLLFAGSIGRTDLPGGDHAEILRSLARVCLPLADSTVVLSGHGPQTTIGRERASNPFLRDLAAGRGPAADAAPRTGM; encoded by the coding sequence GTGCTCATCGCTGGCTTTCCCGCCGGGGCCTGGGGGACCAACTGCTACCTGGTCGCCCCCGCGGCGGGTGAGGAATGCGTCATCATCGACCCCGGGCACCGGGCCGCGCCCGGTGTGGAGGAGACGATCGCGAAGCACCGGCTCAAGCCGGTGGCGGTGATCCTCACGCACGGCCACATCGACCACGTCGCCTCGGTCGTCCCCGTCTGCGGGGCCAACGGCGTGCCGGCCTGGATCCACCCGTCGGACCGCTTCATGCTCAGCGACCCGGAGAAGGCGCTCGGCGTCCGGCTCGGTGCCCCGCTGCTCGGCGAGCTGACCGTGGGGGAGCCGGACGACCTGCGCGAGCTGGGCGACGGCGCGGAGCTGTCGCTCGCGGGCCTTGAGTTCACCGTCGCGCACGCGCCGGGCCATACCAAGGGGTCGGTGGCCTTCAAGCTGCCCGAGCAGGCGGACGTTCCGCCGGTGCTGTTCTCGGGCGACCTGCTGTTCGCCGGCTCCATCGGACGCACCGATCTGCCCGGCGGGGACCACGCCGAGATCCTGCGGTCGCTGGCCCGTGTCTGCCTGCCGCTCGCCGACTCGACCGTGGTGCTCTCCGGGCATGGACCCCAGACCACCATCGGACGCGAGCGCGCCAGCAACCCGTTTCTCCGGGACCTGGCCGCCGGCCGGGGACCCGCGGCCGACGCGGCCCCGCGAACAGGAATGTGA
- the secD gene encoding protein translocase subunit SecD, with translation MATPKRDFKSSRKGKSPIRGAQGKPGRPLLLVVLIMAALTGGMFLSGHTTPRLGIDLAGGTSITLSAVAEEGAEDAINSTNLNTAVSIIERRVNGLGVSEAEVQTQGDRNIIVNIPRGSNEDQAREQVGTTAELGFRPVLSMGTAMPAEQPAEEPADGESGEPSEGESEEPADGASEEPADGASEEPADGASEEPADEPTEGTGEGTENQSLSAPGGTGFLTQASYRTDETEAPAGEEESGEPAEEESGEPAEEPQDQEQIAQDAADLQARLDELDCSTEEARVAAGREAARAQDEDVVVACDADGLYKYALGPVAVPGTDVSDAAAVYDTQRGQGWIVQMEFNDAGAGKFADITAELATQVQPQNQFAIVLDGGVVSAPSVSERLGGGSAEISGGFTQESADDLANILSYGALPLSFEESSVSTVSPTLGGEQLEAGLIAGAIGLLLVVLYMITYYRGLALIALASLVVSGILTYTIMALLGPAIGFALNLPAVCGAIVAIGITADSFIVYFERIRDEVREGRSLRPAVERAWPRARRTILVSDFVSFLAAAVLFVVTVGKVQGFAFTLGLTTALDVVVVFLFTKPLMTLLARRKFFLSGHPWSGLDPRRLGARPPLRRGRRPVTVPSDPKEA, from the coding sequence GTGGCGACACCGAAGAGGGACTTCAAGTCCTCCCGGAAAGGGAAATCCCCGATCCGGGGAGCACAGGGCAAACCAGGGCGTCCCCTGCTGCTGGTCGTGCTCATCATGGCGGCGCTGACCGGGGGCATGTTCCTCTCCGGCCACACCACGCCGCGGCTGGGCATCGACCTCGCCGGTGGTACGAGCATCACGCTCTCGGCCGTGGCAGAGGAGGGCGCCGAGGACGCGATCAACTCGACGAACCTCAACACCGCCGTCAGCATCATCGAGCGGCGCGTGAACGGCCTCGGCGTCTCCGAGGCCGAGGTCCAGACCCAGGGCGACCGGAACATCATCGTCAACATCCCCCGGGGCAGCAACGAGGACCAGGCCCGCGAGCAGGTCGGCACCACGGCGGAACTCGGTTTCAGGCCGGTGCTCTCCATGGGCACCGCCATGCCGGCCGAGCAGCCCGCCGAGGAGCCGGCGGACGGGGAGTCCGGGGAGCCCTCCGAGGGCGAGTCCGAGGAGCCGGCGGACGGCGCGTCCGAGGAACCGGCGGACGGCGCGTCCGAGGAACCGGCGGACGGCGCGTCCGAGGAGCCCGCGGACGAGCCCACCGAGGGGACGGGCGAGGGCACGGAGAACCAGAGCCTGTCCGCCCCGGGCGGCACCGGCTTCCTCACCCAGGCCTCCTACCGGACCGACGAGACCGAGGCGCCCGCGGGCGAGGAGGAGTCGGGCGAACCGGCCGAGGAGGAGTCGGGCGAACCGGCCGAGGAGCCCCAGGACCAGGAGCAGATCGCGCAGGACGCCGCCGACCTCCAGGCGCGGCTCGACGAGCTCGACTGCTCCACCGAGGAGGCCCGCGTCGCGGCGGGCCGCGAGGCGGCGCGGGCGCAGGACGAGGACGTCGTCGTCGCGTGCGACGCGGACGGCCTGTACAAGTACGCGCTCGGTCCCGTCGCGGTCCCCGGCACCGACGTCAGCGACGCGGCCGCGGTCTACGACACCCAGCGCGGCCAGGGCTGGATCGTCCAGATGGAGTTCAACGACGCCGGCGCGGGCAAGTTCGCCGACATCACCGCCGAGCTCGCCACCCAGGTCCAGCCGCAGAACCAGTTCGCCATCGTCCTCGACGGCGGCGTCGTCTCGGCCCCCTCGGTGTCCGAGCGGCTCGGCGGCGGCAGTGCCGAGATCTCGGGCGGCTTCACCCAGGAGTCCGCGGACGACCTGGCCAACATCCTCAGCTACGGCGCCCTGCCGCTGAGCTTCGAGGAGTCGAGCGTCTCGACGGTCTCCCCGACCCTGGGCGGCGAGCAGTTGGAGGCCGGCCTCATCGCCGGCGCCATCGGCCTGCTCCTGGTCGTCCTCTACATGATCACGTACTACCGCGGCCTGGCCCTGATCGCCCTCGCCAGCCTGGTGGTCTCCGGCATCCTGACCTACACGATCATGGCGCTGCTCGGACCGGCCATCGGCTTCGCGCTGAACCTGCCGGCCGTCTGCGGAGCCATCGTCGCCATCGGCATCACGGCCGACTCCTTCATCGTCTACTTCGAACGCATCAGGGACGAGGTGAGGGAGGGCAGGAGTCTGCGCCCGGCGGTGGAACGCGCCTGGCCGCGGGCCCGGCGCACCATCCTCGTGTCGGACTTCGTGTCCTTCCTGGCCGCCGCGGTGCTGTTCGTGGTCACCGTCGGCAAGGTGCAGGGCTTCGCGTTCACGCTCGGCCTCACCACGGCCCTCGACGTGGTCGTCGTCTTCCTGTTCACCAAGCCGCTGATGACGCTGCTGGCCCGCAGGAAGTTCTTCCTGAGCGGCCACCCGTGGTCAGGGCTGGACCCGAGGCGCCTGGGAGCACGGCCCCCGCTGCGCCGCGGCCGGCGTCCCGTCACCGTTCCCAGCGACCCGAAGGAGGCGTGA
- a CDS encoding RelA/SpoT family protein — MPDDAQPLTSAQRKSAKPSTALGWRDGADGRTQAPAPAQPAVSGVSGRSGSSNRVRARLARLGVQRSNPYNPVLEPLLRVVRASDPKADTTVLRQIERAYQVAERWHRGQKRKSGDPYITHPLAVTTILAELGMDPATLMAGLLHDTVEDTEYGLDALRRDFGDQVAQLVDGVTKLDKVKFGEAAQAETVRKMVVAMAKDPRVLVIKLADRLHNMRTMRYLKRAKQEQKARETLEIYAPLAHRLGMNTIKWELEDLAFAILYPKMYDEIVRLVAERAPKRDEYLATVIDEVQADLRGARIRATVTGRPKHYYSVYQKMIVRGRDFAEIYDLVGIRVLVDTVRDCYAALGTVHARWNPVPGRFKDYIAMPKFNMYQSLHTTVIGPGGKPVELQIRTFDMHRRAEFGIAAHWKYKQQAAAGSVRTRSDAPRKGERRNGHSTVDDMAWLRQLLDWQKETEDPGEFLESLRFDLSRNEVFVFTPKGDVIALPAGATPVDFAYAVHTEVGHRTIGAKVNGRLVPLESTLDNGDTVEIFTSKAEGAGPSRDWLGFVKSPRARNKIRGWFSKERRDEAIEQGKDFITRAVRKQNLPIQHVLSGDALVTLAHEMRYPDISSLYAAIGEGHVSAQTVVQKLVQAVGGEEAANEDIAEAAPPVPARGRRRTTADPGVVVKGVDDVWVKLARCCTPVPGDPIIGFVTRGNGVSVHRADCVNVDSLAREPERMLDVEWAPTQSSVFLVAIQVEALDRSRLLSDVTRVLSDQHVNILSAAVQTSRDRVATSRFTFEMGDPKHLGHVLKAVRGVEGVYDVYRVTSPRRP, encoded by the coding sequence TTGCCAGACGACGCCCAGCCGCTCACCTCGGCACAGCGGAAGAGTGCCAAGCCGTCCACCGCCCTCGGCTGGCGGGACGGCGCGGACGGCCGTACCCAGGCGCCCGCCCCGGCTCAGCCGGCCGTGTCCGGCGTCTCGGGCCGTTCCGGCTCGTCCAACCGGGTGCGCGCCCGGCTCGCCAGGCTCGGCGTCCAGCGGTCCAACCCCTACAACCCGGTCCTCGAACCGCTGCTCCGGGTGGTCCGCGCGTCGGACCCCAAGGCGGACACCACGGTGCTGCGGCAGATCGAGCGGGCCTACCAGGTCGCCGAGCGCTGGCACCGGGGACAGAAGCGCAAGAGCGGCGACCCGTACATCACGCACCCGCTGGCCGTGACCACCATCCTGGCGGAGCTGGGCATGGACCCGGCCACGCTGATGGCCGGGCTCCTGCACGACACCGTCGAGGACACCGAGTACGGCCTCGACGCGCTGCGCCGGGACTTCGGCGACCAGGTCGCACAGCTCGTCGACGGGGTCACCAAGCTCGACAAGGTCAAGTTCGGCGAGGCCGCCCAGGCCGAGACGGTGCGCAAGATGGTCGTCGCGATGGCCAAGGACCCCAGGGTCCTGGTGATCAAGCTCGCCGACCGCCTGCACAACATGCGGACCATGCGGTACCTCAAGCGCGCCAAGCAGGAGCAGAAGGCGCGCGAGACGCTGGAGATCTACGCCCCGCTCGCCCACCGGCTCGGGATGAACACGATCAAGTGGGAGCTGGAGGACCTGGCGTTCGCCATCCTCTACCCCAAGATGTACGACGAGATCGTGCGGCTCGTCGCCGAGCGCGCCCCCAAGCGCGACGAGTACCTGGCCACCGTCATCGACGAGGTGCAGGCCGACCTGCGCGGTGCCCGGATCAGGGCCACCGTCACCGGCCGCCCCAAGCACTACTACAGCGTCTACCAGAAGATGATCGTGCGCGGCCGGGACTTCGCCGAGATCTACGACCTGGTGGGCATCCGCGTCCTCGTGGACACCGTGCGCGACTGCTACGCGGCGCTCGGCACCGTGCACGCCCGGTGGAACCCCGTGCCCGGGCGGTTCAAGGACTACATCGCGATGCCGAAGTTCAACATGTACCAGTCGCTGCACACCACGGTGATAGGGCCGGGCGGCAAGCCGGTGGAGCTCCAGATCCGCACGTTCGACATGCACAGGCGCGCCGAGTTCGGCATCGCCGCGCACTGGAAGTACAAGCAGCAGGCCGCGGCGGGATCGGTCAGGACCCGTTCCGACGCCCCCAGGAAGGGCGAGCGCAGGAACGGCCACAGCACCGTCGACGACATGGCGTGGCTGCGGCAGCTGCTCGACTGGCAGAAGGAGACCGAGGACCCGGGCGAGTTCCTCGAATCGCTGCGCTTCGACCTGTCGCGCAACGAGGTGTTCGTCTTCACGCCCAAGGGCGACGTGATCGCCCTGCCCGCCGGCGCCACCCCCGTCGACTTCGCCTACGCGGTGCACACCGAGGTCGGCCACCGCACCATAGGGGCCAAGGTCAACGGGCGCCTGGTGCCGCTGGAGTCGACGCTCGACAACGGCGACACGGTGGAGATCTTCACCTCCAAGGCCGAGGGCGCCGGGCCGTCCCGCGACTGGCTCGGCTTCGTGAAGTCCCCCCGGGCGCGGAACAAGATCCGCGGCTGGTTCTCCAAGGAGCGCAGGGACGAGGCGATCGAGCAGGGCAAGGACTTCATCACCCGGGCCGTGCGCAAGCAGAACCTCCCCATCCAGCACGTGCTCAGCGGCGACGCGCTGGTCACCCTCGCGCACGAGATGCGCTACCCCGACATCTCCTCGCTGTACGCGGCGATCGGGGAGGGGCACGTCTCGGCGCAGACCGTCGTGCAGAAGCTGGTGCAGGCGGTGGGCGGCGAGGAGGCGGCCAACGAGGACATCGCGGAGGCCGCCCCGCCGGTCCCGGCCCGGGGCAGGCGCCGCACGACGGCTGATCCCGGCGTGGTCGTCAAGGGCGTCGACGACGTGTGGGTCAAGCTGGCCCGGTGCTGCACGCCGGTGCCCGGCGATCCCATCATCGGCTTCGTGACCCGGGGCAACGGGGTGTCCGTGCACCGCGCGGACTGCGTCAACGTCGACTCGCTGGCCAGGGAACCCGAGCGCATGCTGGACGTCGAGTGGGCGCCCACCCAGTCCTCGGTCTTCCTGGTCGCCATCCAGGTCGAGGCCCTCGACCGCTCCCGCCTGCTGTCGGACGTCACGCGCGTGCTGTCCGACCAGCACGTCAACATCCTGTCCGCCGCGGTGCAGACCTCGCGCGACCGCGTCGCGACCTCGCGCTTCACCTTCGAGATGGGCGACCCCAAGCACCTGGGGCACGTCCTGAAGGCCGTACGGGGCGTCGAGGGCGTCTACGACGTGTACCGGGTGACCTCGCCGCGCCGCCCCTGA